GACGAGAGAACCTTGGCGATCTCCTCGCGGGTACGGCGGCCGGGCAGGGAGACCCACGAGGTCATGCCGTTGGCGGCAAGGAAGCGTTCCATGGAGCCCCGGGCGGGGCCGTCCCCGATGATCGTGGCGCGCAGGGGCACCGCGGAGGGCACCCGCGCGCGCACTGCGTGGAGCAGGCGGAGCAGGCGGACGGGCTGCTTGCGGGGGGCCAGGCGGCCGACGGCGACGAGGTGCACCTCGTCGCCGTACGCCGCCCCTGACATGGCGGACTCGCCGGGAGACGGCCGCCAGGCCGAGATGTCGAGGCCGTTGGAGACCACGTGCACAGGCGTGCCCCGCCCCGCCACGGCGCGGATGGGAACGGCCGCGGCGCTGCTGACGGCGGTGGCGACCAGCCCCCACGTGTGCCACTCGAAGCCCAGGCGCAGCGCGGTGTAGAGCGCCCTGGTGAACGGATCCCACATGCTGTGCACGGTCACGACCACGGGCAGCCCCGCCCGTACGGCCGCGCGCACCCCCATCCACGCGAACGGCGAGACGGCCCCGGCATGCACGTGCACGACGTCGGGCCGGCCCGAGGTCATGAGCCTGGTGAGCCGTCCCACACCGCGGGGGTGGACGGGCAGGTCGAAAGGCATCCTGGCGACGATCCTGTGGACGAGGGGCAGCTCGTCGCCCCTGGTCGCCGTCGCCACCTCGACGGTGTGGCCGGCCTCGCGCTGCATGCTGACGAGGTCCGCGACCTGCACCTCGATGCCTCCGAGCCGCGGAAGGTAACAGTCGCTGACGTGAAGGATCCGCACCCGTCCCAGACTACTCACGGCCCGTGCGCGTGATCGCGGTCCAAGGCGGCCGCGCGCCGTTAGTAATCTGAGCCTGTGCCACGTACCGCTGTGTTCTTCCACGCCCACCCAGACGACGAGGCCCTGCTGACGGCGGGCACGATGGCCATGCTCGCGGCCGAGGGCCACCGGGTGGTGCTGGTCGTGGCCACCGCGGGCGAGCGCGGCCTGGCCGAGATGGAGAAGGGCGAGGCGCTCGGCGAGGCCAGGATGAGAGAGCTGTACGAGTCCGCGGCGGCGCTCGGCTGCGCCCGGGTGGTGTGCCTCGGCTACGGCGACTCGGGGCTGAGCCCGTCCGGCGGGCTGGCGGAGGAACGGCCCGACAACGCCTTCATCGACGCCGACTCCGAGGAGGCGGCCAAGGCGCTGGCCGCGGTGCTGGACGAGGAGGGGGCCGACCTGCTGTCGATCTACGACCCGGCGGGCGGCTACGGCCATCCCGACCACGTGCAGGTGCACAGGGTGGGCAGGCGGGCCGCGCAGATCGCCGGCACGCCGATCGTGCTGGAGGCGACGGTCAACAGGGACCCTCTGATCAGGGCGTTGCGGACGGCGGGCAGGTTCTACCGGTTCCCTCCCGAGTTCGACCTCAGGACGTTCGAGAGCGCCTACACCGCGGGCGACCAGATCACGCACCGGGTGAACGTCAGGAAATACGCCAGGCAGAAGCGAGCCAGCATGTCCGCCCACGTCTCGCAGGCCAGCGGGGGCGACGGCGACAGGACACTGGCCGTCCTGCTGAAGATCCCCCGCCCGCTCTACCGCCTGGTCTTCGGCACCGAGTGGTACGTCCGCCGCGACCTGCCCCCCGGCACCCGCCTCAGACACCCCTTCGACGAGGCGCCGTGATGACGCGCGTTCTCCTCCCTCAGAACGACGCCGAACACGCGCCGGCCGGGGCAGGCTGGTGGCGATGAAGAACAAATGGCTCCAGATCACACTGTCGGCCGTCTCGCTCGGGCTGGCGGTGACGCTGGTCGTCTACCTGCCGCAGATCGTCCAGGCGCTCACCGGCAAGAAGGTCTCGTGGACGGAGATCGGCGCGGAGTTCGCCGCGATGAGCCCGGGGATGGTCGCGCTGATGTCCGCGGTGTGGCTGGGCAGCCTGCTCGCCTACACCTTCGTGCTGACCAACGCGCTGCCCGGCCTGAACAACCTGCAGGCGCTCACGCTCAACGCCGCCGGCAGCGCGGTCAGCAACCTCCTGCCGTTCGGCGGCGCGGCGGGCGTGGCGCTGACGTTCGCGATGACCAGGAGCTGGGGTTTCGCCAACCGCCCCATCGTGGTGATGACGCTGGTCAGCGGGGTGTGGAACACGCTGTTCAGGTTCGTCCTGCCCGCCGTCGGCATCATCGCGCTGCTGATGGCCGGCCAGGTGCCCGACCCCACGGTGGCCGGCGCGGGCTGGGCGGGTGCGCTGTCGATCCTCGTGCTGGTCGCCGTCCTCGCGGCCGCCCTCTACTGGGACCGGGCCGCGGCGCTGCTCGGGCGCGGCCTCGACGCCCTGGCCAGGCTGGTCCGCCTGAAGTTCTCCGTCTCCGGCGCGCTGGAGAGGCTCCGCAGGGACACCGCCGAGATCGTCAGGGCCAGGTGGGCGGGCCTGTCGGCCGGCATGGTCGGGTTCCTCGGGCTGCAGTGGCTGATCATGTTCTGCTGCATGCAGGCCACCGGCGCCTATCCGGGGCTCGCCCAGTCGATCGCCGTCTTCGCGCTGTCGAGGGTGCTCACCGCGGTAGTAGTGACCCCAAGCGGGGCAGGACTGATGGAGGGCGGCGTCGTGCTGCTGCTGACGTCGGCGTTCGGGGTCGACACGGCGGCGGCGACGGCAACGGCCCTGCTGTTCGGCTTCTGGACCTACACTGTAGAGATCCCCTTCGGGGGATTGGCGCTCGGCGCATGGGCGCTGCTGCGCAGGAACCGCAGAACGCGACGTGAGAGCTTGGAAACGCAGCCGTGACCATCGCGAACCCAACAAAGACCTTGTGCGTGCTTCGGAAGCGCGCATAGCGTGGCGGCTGACATGGTGGCGTTCCGGGTACTGGGGCCGGTCGAGGCGTACGAAAGCGACAGCGACGACGAACTCGACCTTGGCGGGTTGCGGCAACGGGCCGTCCTCGCCCGGCTTCTCGTGGCCAGAGGGCAGGTGGTTCCCGTTGACAGCCTGCTCTACGACCTGTGGGAGGACGACGCGGCCAAGGGCGCGCAGTCCGGTCTGCAGGTCTACATCTCCCGCCTGCGCAGGGTCCTCGAGCCCGGCAGGCCGCGCGGCGGCCCCAACAGGCTGCTGGTGACCGTTGCCTCGGGCTACGCCCTGCGCGTGGCCCCCGAGCAGGTCGACGCGCTCCGCTTCGAACAGCTGGTCAGGGCGGCGGGCGAGCATCTCGAGAGCGACGACCCGCAGTCGGCGCGCGCGCGGCTGGCCAAGGCGCTCGGCCTGTGGCGCGGCACGCCGTACTCCGACTTCGCCGACCAGCCGTGGGCGGAGGCCGAGGTCAACCGGCTCACCGAGCTGCGCCTCGTGGCGCGCGAGCGCTACGCCGACACCGGGCTGCTCCTGGGGATGCACGCCGAGACGGTGCCCGACCTCGAGGCGCTGACCGCCGAGCATCCGCTGCGCGAGGAGGGCTGGCGGCTGCTCGCCCTCGGCCTCTACCGGTGCGGACGGCAGGGCGACGCCCTCGCCGCGCTGCGCAGGGCCAGGGGCATCCTGTCCGACGAGCTGGGCATCGATCCCGGTCCGGCCCTGCGCAAGCTGGAGTCCGACATCCTGGCCCAGTCGTCGGAGCTGGACCTCGCCCCCCTGCCGCGCCAGGCCAGGGCGCCGCAGCCGGTCGCCGACACCTGGCCGCCGAGGGCGACCACGCCGGTGGAGCCGCCGCCGCTCGAGCCCGAGCCCTTCATCGGCCGCGACGCGGAGCTGGCCAGGCTGACCGCGGCCGCGGCCAGGACCGCGCGGTTCGAGGTGGCGATCGTCACCGGCGACGCGGGCGCAGGCAAGACCACGCTGCTGCGCCAGCTGGAGGGCAAACTGACGGGCGACGGCTGGATCGCCGCCTCGGGCGCCTGCCCCGACTCCAGCGCGACCCCGCCCGGCTGGGCCTGGGTGGAGATCCTGCGCA
This window of the Nonomuraea africana genome carries:
- a CDS encoding glycosyltransferase family 4 protein — protein: MRILHVSDCYLPRLGGIEVQVADLVSMQREAGHTVEVATATRGDELPLVHRIVARMPFDLPVHPRGVGRLTRLMTSGRPDVVHVHAGAVSPFAWMGVRAAVRAGLPVVVTVHSMWDPFTRALYTALRLGFEWHTWGLVATAVSSAAAVPIRAVAGRGTPVHVVSNGLDISAWRPSPGESAMSGAAYGDEVHLVAVGRLAPRKQPVRLLRLLHAVRARVPSAVPLRATIIGDGPARGSMERFLAANGMTSWVSLPGRRTREEIAKVLSSGDVFIAPAPRESFGIAALEARAAGLPVVARSQSGVADFVRHGKEGLLGRSFDDLVAAVVRLSTDTSLRESITEHNRSTPPAAGSWPLILEGFDRCYAEARELAARRWTAAR
- a CDS encoding PIG-L deacetylase family protein encodes the protein MPRTAVFFHAHPDDEALLTAGTMAMLAAEGHRVVLVVATAGERGLAEMEKGEALGEARMRELYESAAALGCARVVCLGYGDSGLSPSGGLAEERPDNAFIDADSEEAAKALAAVLDEEGADLLSIYDPAGGYGHPDHVQVHRVGRRAAQIAGTPIVLEATVNRDPLIRALRTAGRFYRFPPEFDLRTFESAYTAGDQITHRVNVRKYARQKRASMSAHVSQASGGDGDRTLAVLLKIPRPLYRLVFGTEWYVRRDLPPGTRLRHPFDEAP
- a CDS encoding lysylphosphatidylglycerol synthase domain-containing protein, producing MKNKWLQITLSAVSLGLAVTLVVYLPQIVQALTGKKVSWTEIGAEFAAMSPGMVALMSAVWLGSLLAYTFVLTNALPGLNNLQALTLNAAGSAVSNLLPFGGAAGVALTFAMTRSWGFANRPIVVMTLVSGVWNTLFRFVLPAVGIIALLMAGQVPDPTVAGAGWAGALSILVLVAVLAAALYWDRAAALLGRGLDALARLVRLKFSVSGALERLRRDTAEIVRARWAGLSAGMVGFLGLQWLIMFCCMQATGAYPGLAQSIAVFALSRVLTAVVVTPSGAGLMEGGVVLLLTSAFGVDTAAATATALLFGFWTYTVEIPFGGLALGAWALLRRNRRTRRESLETQP